The genomic window GTTGATCCAGCTGACTTCAGCTCCCCCCTTGCAGTAGACTGAAACTTTCAGTATGTTGGCTTTATCTACCCCTGCCAGAAAGCACAGGACCTGAATAGCACCTGCTGGCTATTGCACAATGCTAGAGGAAGAAAGCTAGGCAGGAGGTCACATCCCAAGATGTGGTATCCCTCAGTCCCTCAGTCAGAACATCTCCTGGCTATGTGGGTCCAGCCTCTGTCCATAATGGGCACCACTAACTACTCTGACATCCCAGATGGACAGGGACTTTCAGTGTGAAACCTGAGCCACAGTCTTCTTGTGGGGCCCATTGACCAAAGGCCTCATTCCAATGCTGACCAGCCTTGGGTTCCAATAAGGGAACAGGTCCTAAACCAGGCATGAGTAAGTAAGGAGCAGACCACAACTTCTTAGCTGAGAACCTTCTTCTTCCCCCCTATAGACTTTGACTAGAGACTTCCCTGTTGGACTTGAGAAACTAATGCCATGAGACACAAGTGAGATTGTCTCTCATTCTTTGAAAAGGGATCTGCATAGATATTCCCTAATCTGCAGCAGCCCCCTCCACCCTTGCGCCCCACCCAGCGAGCCCCAGCTCTGTGCCTCACCTTCCTGGGTGATCTGTCTGATAGAGCCCTAATCACAATGAATTACATGATGTGTTTATAAGTTGGTTCTTCCAACCAATTTGGGAGGCTTCTGAAGAAAGAGACCatgttttatttgctctttacCACCCAGTGTCTGGTCTAGAGAATGTACTTTATCAATGTGTGGTCAGTTAGAGAAGGTGGAACACAGTGTGGTGATAGAGTCTTGTGCCCCAAATGGATTACAAGCTTCCTGAGAACCATGGCTTCACCTCTTCACGGAccactcttcttcttttttctcccacacTAAAATCCAACATGAGACTGGGCTCAAAGTAAGCGTGTAGACAAGTGATAGCTTCATTCCAGATTCAAAAAAATTTCCACCATAGGACTtctataaaatgtctttatttagcTTAGGTAGAAGCTTCTTACACATTTCTGGAGACCTGGGTTAGAATTTTTTCTATTGCACTCAATAAGTTGTTCTTAAGCTCTTACATATGATAAGTGAAGGCATGCCAGTACAATGCAggctaaaatataaaacttcttgcatataaacatttttaaaaggcatttttataTTGGGTATAGAGACCTGACTCTGATGTCTGAATCTGGGCACTCCCTCTGCGCTCTGCAGAGGGTACAAGCGCCCAGCCCCTCCTGGACAGGAACAGGGTCCTTACAAGTCCAGTTTGCAGTCCTGTTCCTGCCTGCAGGAGAGCAGAAGAAGGCATCGCAGTGTCCCAGACCCATGTGGTCAGACTGCTCATCCTTATTCAAGATGAGAGACCACCTCTGTGCCTGAGATTCCTAAGCTGTCTCTTCCCTTCACTCTTGACCGCTCCCAATTGTCAAAGAGATTGGATAGGCCCTGGCTTGACCTTCTATAAATGTTTCTTAAGCCAGTCAGCCCGCACAGAAAGCCAGCCAGCCACTGGGTTTAGAGGCTTCTAGAGGATTCCCTAGAGGTTTCCAGGGGCCTGAGGACGTCCTAACCTTACTAAGCCTCCTGCCTCAAGCACAATTCTGGAAGTCTCCATCTGCTACTTTTATTTTGGCCCCTGCTGTGTCCATTTTCTGTGGTCAGTCTGCAGAGGAGCAAGTCCAAGGTGGGGAGCAGGCATGATCCTTCAGGCTTGCCTGCAGCCCAGACAGCAAAAATCAGCCAGACCAATATCTGTGAGTTTCAGGCCAAAGTTTAGTCCGCCCCCCCAAACCCAGACCTCAAGCCAGCCCCCTGGCCTGGCTGCCCAGACAGGCCAAGTAGATAGAGTCTAAGTTGCAGCGCTCTCTGACCCCTAAGTGCGTATCCGCGCTTGGAAGTACTCACAGCGGGCATGCTTCATGGTCAGCCCATAAATGGGGGTCATGTCCACCTTTGTGCCCTTTGCCACACTGAATTCCACCTGCTGCAGCAGGATGGCCAGGAAGAGAAAGACCTCCAAGCGGGCGATGATCTCACCAATGCACTTCCTCTTGCCCAAGCCAAAAAGAATCACCTTCTCACTCAGTGCCTTGTTGACGGTGCCGTCAGAAGTGAGAAATCGTTCTGGTCGGAACTCAGATGGGTCACCCCATAGCTTCCTGTAATCAGAGAGACACAGCTGAAGGTGTAGCCTGGGGGCTCTGAAGCATCAAGTCGGTTGAACCCCAGCCCCAAAGAGTAGAGGATGGGCAAGTGGCTCAGGAACAGCTTGGGACAGGGTAGATtttcccctgcctgctctcaACTTACTGGTCATGGTTGATCTGCCACTGGTTCACAAAGACACAGCGCCCCTTGGGGATGTAAAAGCCACTCAGACTTGTATCTCTTGTGGTactggggaggaaggaagctcAGTCAGGCTCAGGGCTACCATGAGATCTCCCTGCCTCCCATACATGTCCTTTCCACCAGCCCTGATCAGGGACATGGACTGGAGGAAGGCCCAGAATCAGAGAGCAGTGGATCCCTGGGGCCTCACCTATGGGGGATAGTGAAAGGAACAAAGGAGGCATGTCGGAAGGTCTCCAGGATGAAGGCTTCCAAGTAGGGCAGTTGGAGTCTGTCAGAGAGACGGGGCTGCCGCGCCCTACCAATCACTGTATCTGTAGAACATAAAGGACCAGGATGAAGAGGCTGCCTGGAAGAGGCCAGGCCCTCTGCCTTGAGTGCTTTAAAGGAAGCCACCACCTACCCAGCTCCTCCTGGATCTTTTTCTGTACATTGGGGCTTGTCACCAGGTACATGAGGCTCCAGGAGATGGCAGTTGTGACTGTGTCAAATCCTGACCagaggaaaacaaagggaaaaaggaatcAAGTGCTTGGCAGATCAGGGCAGTTGGGCCCAGGAAAGGCACAATGGGGTAGCTCATACCAGCTCCAAAGAGGTCCAAGACAACATTAACAATCTTCTCATCAGACATTTGGATATTGGCATTCTCATCCAGCCTCTTGTCCTGACAGTGCTCAATCAGGCTGTCTGTGATATCCCGAATGTGACCCTGGTGGGGAAAGCCCACGGATGAACAAGATCCCAAACCCAGACCTACCGCTCCATTCAGGCCTAGTTCCTCACCATCTCTAGCACCTTTGTTCAAGAGCTAACCTCTGTACTCCTAGGCTGCTGTCCCAGCTTCTCACACCTCTTCAAGGCTCTCTCCTGCCCCAGAATACTGGCAGCCCCAGCTCAAGGGACACTTGAGACAGAGGTGTCATCGGGGTATGCTCTTCACCCTTCTCTCTCCGTGAGGTCAGGAGATcaactttttaaatcttcctgGTCCCCAGAACAACTGGCCTAGGGTTCTGCACAGACTGGCTATTCAGCAAATATTGCTGtctgacaaaggaaagaaaggctaGTCAAGGAAAAGTTCTATTTCCCTGCCAAGGATGGAGTCCACTGTCCCACTGGCCTCAAAATCCCAGGGAGGAAGGCCTCTGAGAGCCTTCCAGCCCCCCTGCTGCTCCATTTATCTCTGACCTTCTGGCCCCAACCCTACCTCCTCTCCACCAtccacctgcctctccccagcctaTACCTTCTCAAAAGTTTTATAGTGTTCCTTGACCATCTTTTTCATGAAGCTGAAGAACCTCTCATTTATGTCCTTGAAGAAATCCAGGGAACGGTTGGGCAGGTATCGAAGGATGGGGAAGAAGTCCACAGGATTTCCAGAGGCAGCGCCATCCGAGAACTCATGACCCAGATTAACTAAGCTAAGCAGCTCTTGGTCATCATGGTCATAGCGCTGGCCAAAGCACATGGCACAGATGACATTGGCCACTGACACCACCACATATCTGTAGGGGTCAAAGTGCCCAATCTCTGCCATCAGCTCCCGGAACTTGCCAATGAGGTACTCAGCCTCCTTGCTCACGTGCTCTTCCAGGTAGCAGGAGGATGAGGAAGCCGGGTCTGAGGCAATGGAGAAACTCTTCAGGGCATTCTGGGCCAGGCGCCTGCGGGCAGCCCACACCGGTCCAGAGTCTGGGCTGAAGGTCATGCTTTGGCCATCAGTGATCAGAGTGAAGCTGTAGAGATCAGGCCGGCCCTTGAAGTCATCACCCTGACGCACCAGGGCCTGTCGGATGGTGTCCAGGCCGCTGAGCACCAGCACGGGTGTGGAGCCAATGCGGATTTGCAGCACGTCCCCATAACGCTGGCTCAGCCTTGCCAGCACCAGATGGGGGTTCTTCCCCAAGGTCAGCACGTGCCCGAGCAGAGgccagccccagggccctggtGGACTCTTCAAGCCTTTGGGAACCTGAGGCTGCCAAGCCCTGACCACCCAGAACACCAGGCAGAAGACAGCAGAGGCCAGGAGAAGCTCTGTGGCTGACAAGGGGATGGAGAGTCCAAACACAGAAAGCATCATCTTTGTAGAGATCTCAAGATTGCTGCTGAGAGGTAggtgggaagaaaagatgaagacatCAGAAGGGGGGATGTGAGGAACCAATGTCCTAAAGTGTCAGCATTCTAGTCAAAGAGAGGGGTTATCTTGTCATCCAGAACCGCTAACTGGacatgaaggaaaggaggagatggGGAGAAGCTCTCGTTGAGCTGCCACCGTGTGCCAAGAATCTCACTGTCATTCATTCCGTCCTGGCCACCATCTATAAGGTAGATTccagtgaggctcagagaaggtaagtaGCTTGGAGCAGAGAATGAATGGAAAGCCCCCACCAGATAAGGACTGCAAGAAAATGCTAGACTGGAATAAGGGAAATTAGGAATCAATCTAGATTTAACAGAGGTGGAGATAATACTTTTTCTCTAGGCTGGTTCTAGAAAGGTTGTGTGAATTCATGAAGACATCGGCTCTGACTGGGGTATTTTCCAGGTGCCCTAGACTGCAGTTGAGGAGACCTGAGTATTCCAGTTTCATGGCATGGCCTTGGACTTGTCATTTTGCCTTTCTGGGCTCCAGTTATATCACCTGAGAGGGGGTGGGATCTGATCTCCGATTCAGGGTGCCCAGCTAGatcccagagaagagaaaacccacaTCTGACCTGCGGAATCTCAGTCTGACTAGTGAGGTTGCCTCACAGGAGAACCACCCAAGATGGGGAGATTGTCTGGCTCCTACCTTACCTATAGAGCCACCTCTCTAGGCAGCCCCCTGGAGGAGCTATATCTCAAAGCACACTCAAGACCTGACTCCCTGAGTGAACTAGGACAGGCCTTGGTGTGCCACAGTGTTCCCTTCTGCTcatcaggtgccccaagggcctCTAGCCTTAGCGAGATAGTATGAGGCCAAGAGAGATGTGAACTGGTGAGTTTTCAGGGATTGATGGTTCAGGTCTCTGCAGCTAGCAGTCTTTCACACTGATTGCCCCCGCTTTGTCCCCCCAGTACAAGCCAGAGACCACAGACAAAGAGGTAGGGAAGGCCCAGGGCAGTGCCGGGGACTCCTGTTCAGATCTGCATCTTTTGTCCTGGCCAGCACATGTTGGCTCTAACAAGCCATACCTTGGGAGGGTAGGGACAGCCAGGTGTAGCTTATAGATAAGGCAAGGTACAGCTGTAagaaccccccaccccgccatccATCCCGACCACCGAGAAAGAAGCCCTCTCATCACACCACCTGAAGAAAGGGCTGCACCTGATCCCAGCTTTCCACAGTTGTGTCCTTATTCCAGCCTCCCAGGTAACCCTGATAGGGAAGCCCCAGGGCATTCAGGGAGTCAGTGGGAATGGAGCTGGAGACTAAATCCTGGAGTCCTTAAAGGGGGCCATCTAATATCTAGAATTCTGGAACTAGCTTTGGGACCTTGGGCAATGCCTGTCCTT from Suricata suricatta isolate VVHF042 chromosome 9, meerkat_22Aug2017_6uvM2_HiC, whole genome shotgun sequence includes these protein-coding regions:
- the LOC115302149 gene encoding cytochrome P450 1A1, coding for MMLSVFGLSIPLSATELLLASAVFCLVFWVVRAWQPQVPKGLKSPPGPWGWPLLGHVLTLGKNPHLVLARLSQRYGDVLQIRIGSTPVLVLSGLDTIRQALVRQGDDFKGRPDLYSFTLITDGQSMTFSPDSGPVWAARRRLAQNALKSFSIASDPASSSSCYLEEHVSKEAEYLIGKFRELMAEIGHFDPYRYVVVSVANVICAMCFGQRYDHDDQELLSLVNLGHEFSDGAASGNPVDFFPILRYLPNRSLDFFKDINERFFSFMKKMVKEHYKTFEKGHIRDITDSLIEHCQDKRLDENANIQMSDEKIVNVVLDLFGAGFDTVTTAISWSLMYLVTSPNVQKKIQEELDTVIGRARQPRLSDRLQLPYLEAFILETFRHASFVPFTIPHSTTRDTSLSGFYIPKGRCVFVNQWQINHDQKLWGDPSEFRPERFLTSDGTVNKALSEKVILFGLGKRKCIGEIIARLEVFLFLAILLQQVEFSVAKGTKVDMTPIYGLTMKHARCEYFQARIRT